One segment of Synechococcus sp. A15-24 DNA contains the following:
- a CDS encoding DUF1830 domain-containing protein produces MIECVYRNDTDRMVIVKCVGDDRFYREKVVLPTEMFWFEAPEQARLEIWKMSVSGQMLHVRADVSEYAMNQDEAATETVWAC; encoded by the coding sequence ATGATTGAGTGCGTCTACCGCAACGACACTGACCGAATGGTGATTGTTAAATGTGTCGGGGATGACCGCTTTTACCGTGAAAAGGTTGTGCTTCCCACTGAGATGTTCTGGTTTGAAGCCCCTGAACAGGCGCGGCTTGAAATCTGGAAAATGTCGGTGAGCGGTCAGATGCTGCACGTACGCGCCGATGTGAGCGAGTACGCCATGAATCAAGACGAGGCGGCCACCGAAACAGTCTGGGCCTGCTAA
- the fmdA gene encoding formamidase: MPETLFKVDLTKSMDQQDMPGHNRWHPDIPAVASVNPGDVFRIECKDWTDGQIKDNDNPQDIADVNLEVVHVLSGPIWVNGAQPGDILVVDILEVGALQGDEWGFTGIFAKENGGGFLTDHFPKAAKAIWDLEGVFTSSRHIPGVRFAGITHPGLIGCAPSIDLLQEWNRRETELVQTAPDRRTYGAGLSGTEPVLAALPNPNSAILGNVAAGDFERIANEAARTVPPREHGGNCDIKNLTKGTRIYFPVYVEGAKLSMGDIHFSQGDGEISFCGAIEMSGYLDLHVELIKGGMAKYGMVNPMFKTSPVEPHYSDYLVFEGISVDEFEGKQYYMDVHIAYRRACLNAIEYLKKFGYTGEQAYLLLSCAPVEGRISGIVDIPNACCTLAIPTSIFDKDILPC; encoded by the coding sequence ATGCCCGAAACGCTTTTCAAAGTTGATCTCACCAAGTCGATGGATCAGCAGGATATGCCTGGACATAACCGTTGGCATCCAGATATTCCTGCAGTCGCATCAGTTAATCCAGGCGATGTCTTTCGAATTGAGTGCAAAGACTGGACAGATGGACAGATTAAAGACAACGACAATCCCCAAGATATTGCTGATGTGAATCTCGAGGTTGTTCACGTTCTAAGTGGTCCAATTTGGGTCAATGGAGCTCAGCCAGGAGATATTTTGGTTGTTGATATCCTCGAGGTAGGAGCACTTCAAGGTGATGAGTGGGGTTTTACTGGAATCTTTGCCAAAGAAAACGGTGGAGGATTTCTGACCGATCATTTTCCAAAAGCAGCAAAAGCAATCTGGGATTTGGAAGGAGTTTTTACGTCCTCTCGCCACATTCCCGGAGTTCGTTTCGCTGGCATCACCCATCCAGGCCTGATCGGTTGCGCTCCCTCCATAGATCTGCTCCAGGAATGGAACCGTCGAGAAACAGAGTTGGTTCAGACTGCACCAGACCGCAGAACCTATGGCGCAGGACTTTCTGGAACGGAACCGGTTCTGGCAGCTTTGCCGAACCCAAACAGCGCCATTCTTGGGAACGTCGCTGCTGGAGATTTTGAGAGAATTGCTAACGAAGCAGCTCGGACTGTTCCTCCACGGGAACATGGAGGAAACTGCGACATTAAAAATCTCACAAAAGGAACACGGATCTATTTCCCTGTGTACGTAGAGGGTGCAAAGCTCTCCATGGGTGACATTCACTTTTCTCAGGGTGATGGGGAAATTTCATTCTGTGGTGCTATCGAGATGTCTGGATATCTCGATCTTCATGTTGAGCTGATCAAAGGAGGGATGGCTAAATATGGCATGGTCAATCCAATGTTCAAGACCAGTCCTGTTGAGCCTCATTACTCTGATTATCTAGTCTTTGAGGGCATCTCTGTCGATGAATTTGAAGGGAAACAATATTATATGGATGTGCATATCGCTTATCGCAGAGCCTGCCTAAATGCAATTGAATACTTGAAAAAATTTGGTTATACAGGAGAACAGGCCTATCTCTTGCTGAGCTGCGCTCCGGTTGAAGGCAGGATCAGTGGAATTGTCGACATTCCAAATGCGTGCTGCACCCTTGCCATACCAACTTCCATATTTGACAAAGATATTCTCCCCTGCTAA
- a CDS encoding FmdB family zinc ribbon protein has protein sequence MPVYEYSCQSSECLTYEVWRSIDQRSVQTECPTCGREGKRIFNPPMVLSSSIRSKIEVKEPKLVSKKNSIYATEASKPRLRTNDSRPWMLNRGC, from the coding sequence ATGCCAGTCTACGAATATTCCTGCCAATCTAGTGAATGCCTCACCTATGAAGTATGGCGATCAATTGATCAACGTTCTGTTCAAACAGAATGCCCTACTTGTGGAAGAGAAGGCAAGAGGATTTTCAATCCACCCATGGTGTTATCCTCATCTATTCGCTCGAAAATCGAAGTTAAGGAACCAAAACTTGTGAGCAAAAAAAATTCAATATATGCGACTGAGGCTTCAAAGCCTCGATTACGCACAAACGATTCACGTCCTTGGATGTTGAATCGAGGTTGCTAA
- the urtE gene encoding urea ABC transporter ATP-binding subunit UrtE: protein MVQTTTTTHPTSAKTVLRANGLNVYYGESHILRNVDLHIPEGEMICLIGRNGVGKTTFLKTIIGLLEQRSGSIEYDGKMLTNQPPYKRARGGIGYVSQGRDIIPRITVRENLLIGMESLSGGMGRNRHIDPIVFELFPILEQFLNRRGGDLSGGQQQQLAIARALLGKPKLLLLDEPTEGIQPSIILDIERAVKRIIKETGISVLLVEQHLHFVKQSNFYYAMQRGGIVSSGPTSQLSDHVIEEFLTV, encoded by the coding sequence ATGGTACAAACGACAACCACCACACATCCAACCTCAGCAAAAACAGTTCTTCGAGCAAATGGCTTGAATGTCTATTATGGCGAGAGTCACATTCTCAGAAATGTTGATCTGCATATCCCTGAGGGGGAAATGATTTGTTTGATCGGTCGTAATGGAGTGGGAAAGACAACCTTTCTAAAGACGATCATTGGTCTTCTCGAGCAACGATCTGGTTCGATTGAATATGACGGAAAAATGTTAACTAACCAGCCTCCTTATAAACGAGCAAGGGGAGGAATTGGTTATGTTTCCCAAGGCCGAGATATTATTCCTCGAATTACAGTTCGAGAGAATCTTTTGATCGGAATGGAATCATTGTCTGGGGGGATGGGGCGAAATCGTCATATTGATCCCATTGTTTTTGAATTGTTTCCTATTCTTGAACAGTTTCTGAATCGACGTGGAGGTGACCTCAGTGGAGGTCAGCAGCAACAACTTGCGATTGCACGTGCACTTCTTGGCAAGCCCAAGCTTCTTTTGTTAGATGAGCCAACCGAAGGGATCCAGCCATCGATTATTCTCGACATTGAACGTGCTGTCAAACGGATCATTAAAGAAACAGGCATTAGTGTTCTTCTGGTTGAGCAACACCTTCATTTTGTGAAGCAGTCTAATTTCTATTATGCGATGCAACGAGGTGGTATTGTATCGAGTGGTCCAACCTCACAATTATCAGATCATGTGATTGAAGAATTCCTGACAGTTTAA
- the urtD gene encoding urea ABC transporter ATP-binding protein UrtD has translation MSTPILELNDVSVDFDGFFALTDLSISLEHGELRSIIGPNGAGKTTFLDVITGKVKPTKGSVSLRGSSIIGFSEQKISRLGVGRKFQTPRVFENLSVSRNLELAASPSKMPFSLMFEKLNNTAKDEVYRLMDYVGLAPYAKVLAGSLSHGQKQWLAISMLVAQSPDIILLDEPVAGLTDDETNKTAELIKSLAGEHTVVVIEHDMEFIRDLAAPVTVLHQGQLLTEGSLDEVKSDPKVIEVYLGQSE, from the coding sequence ATGTCAACACCAATTCTTGAATTGAACGATGTCAGCGTTGATTTTGATGGTTTCTTCGCATTGACTGATCTTTCCATCTCACTAGAGCATGGTGAGTTAAGATCAATCATTGGACCCAATGGCGCTGGTAAAACAACTTTTCTAGATGTCATCACTGGAAAGGTTAAGCCAACCAAAGGCTCAGTCTCCCTGCGAGGTTCCAGCATTATTGGTTTTTCGGAACAGAAGATTTCAAGACTAGGTGTTGGTCGTAAGTTTCAGACACCTCGCGTGTTTGAAAATCTTTCGGTCTCTAGAAATCTTGAGTTGGCTGCTTCACCGAGCAAGATGCCATTCAGTCTTATGTTTGAAAAACTCAATAACACGGCTAAAGATGAGGTCTATCGCTTGATGGATTATGTGGGCCTTGCTCCTTATGCAAAGGTCTTGGCCGGTTCTTTGTCTCACGGCCAAAAACAATGGCTTGCGATTTCAATGCTTGTTGCTCAATCTCCAGATATCATTCTTCTGGACGAGCCAGTGGCAGGCTTGACCGATGACGAGACGAACAAAACAGCTGAACTGATTAAATCCCTTGCAGGTGAACATACCGTGGTGGTAATTGAGCATGATATGGAGTTTATTCGTGATCTTGCCGCACCAGTCACTGTGTTGCATCAAGGGCAGTTGTTGACGGAAGGTTCACTTGATGAGGTAAAGTCTGATCCAAAAGTGATTGAGGTTTATCTCGGTCAATCTGAATAG
- the urtC gene encoding urea ABC transporter permease subunit UrtC: MKIFKKLIPWLLLAFAFFVLPAILSQFRLNLFGRYFSLAIIALGIDLIWGYTGLLSLGQGIFFALGGYAIAMHLLLVTNNDFTTGANGLPKFFENYGVDNLPFFWQPFWSFPWTLIAIWLIPAVVAGLVGYLIFRNRIKGVYFSIITQASLMVFYHFFNGQQKLVNGTNGLKTSTTEIFGMIVGSDDAQIMFYRITLIILPFAYLLCKFLTSGRFGDALIGIRDDEARLRFSGFNPVPFKVIVFLVAGGLAGISGALYTVQSGIVSPQYMAISMSIEMVIWVAVGGRGTLIGPIIGAVLVNYLRSLVSEALPEAWLFVQGGLFIFVVVLMPDGIYGWFKNGGFTSMLAAFGIAKKSSTYPKLEIDKSYTVESQ, translated from the coding sequence ATGAAAATTTTCAAAAAGCTGATTCCCTGGCTTCTTCTCGCCTTCGCATTCTTTGTCCTACCAGCGATTCTTTCACAGTTCCGCCTTAACCTTTTCGGTAGGTATTTTTCTTTAGCTATCATTGCTTTAGGTATCGACCTGATCTGGGGATATACCGGACTCCTAAGTCTTGGTCAAGGTATCTTCTTTGCCTTGGGTGGTTATGCCATAGCCATGCATCTTCTCTTGGTGACTAACAATGATTTCACCACTGGTGCTAATGGTCTGCCTAAGTTCTTTGAGAATTATGGTGTTGATAACCTTCCGTTTTTCTGGCAACCATTCTGGTCATTCCCTTGGACATTGATTGCTATATGGTTAATTCCTGCTGTGGTTGCTGGCCTTGTCGGATATTTGATTTTTAGAAACAGAATCAAGGGTGTTTATTTTTCTATTATTACTCAGGCTTCTTTGATGGTTTTTTACCATTTTTTCAATGGTCAGCAGAAGCTTGTTAATGGAACGAATGGCCTTAAGACGAGCACAACGGAGATCTTCGGAATGATCGTGGGCTCCGATGATGCTCAGATTATGTTCTATCGGATTACACTTATAATTCTCCCTTTTGCCTATCTCTTATGTAAGTTTTTAACGAGTGGTCGTTTTGGTGATGCTTTGATCGGGATCAGAGATGATGAAGCACGACTCCGTTTCAGTGGGTTTAATCCGGTTCCTTTTAAAGTGATCGTCTTTTTAGTTGCTGGTGGCTTGGCTGGCATTTCAGGTGCACTTTATACAGTTCAGTCAGGTATCGTTTCACCTCAGTACATGGCCATTTCAATGTCTATTGAAATGGTGATTTGGGTCGCCGTTGGTGGTCGTGGAACATTGATCGGACCGATTATAGGCGCCGTTTTGGTGAACTACTTACGAAGCCTTGTCAGTGAAGCACTACCAGAAGCCTGGTTGTTTGTGCAGGGTGGTCTGTTTATCTTCGTGGTTGTGTTGATGCCGGATGGTATTTATGGATGGTTCAAGAATGGTGGATTTACTTCGATGTTGGCAGCCTTTGGAATTGCCAAAAAATCTTCGACTTATCCAAAATTAGAAATAGATAAAAGTTACACAGTTGAATCACAATAG
- the urtB gene encoding urea ABC transporter permease subunit UrtB, giving the protein MELIFSQLLDGLSIGSVLLLAATGLAIVFGLMGVINLAHGELMMVGAYVTFVTQNMFKPLGEGVFQLYYFFALFFAFVITGIVGILLERTLIRQLYGRPLETLLATWGVSLVLIQFIRSVSTSMVLGILIAILLGYFSQRFSPAKLKSANFYPYLSGFAWVVASAIGFISINAMTASKMLSKAWFGPRNIDVTAPKWLQGSWGSIAGIELPGIRIFIIILSALLLAFVAWFLTKSVWGLRIRAVTQNRQMSNCLGIPTDSVDSITFGIGSGLAGVAGSAITLLGSVGPNLGAAYIVSCFMVIVLGGVGNLVGTVIASMMLGIIQSIIGSGAILIAFDNIPAGPAAVIEFFATTSMSYVLIFIFIITFLQFKPTGMFPQKGRSVES; this is encoded by the coding sequence ATGGAATTAATTTTTTCACAGCTCCTTGATGGGCTCAGCATTGGGTCAGTTTTGCTTCTTGCGGCTACTGGCCTTGCCATCGTTTTTGGTTTGATGGGGGTAATCAATCTCGCTCATGGCGAGTTGATGATGGTTGGAGCTTACGTGACTTTTGTCACTCAAAACATGTTCAAGCCTCTTGGCGAAGGTGTTTTCCAACTCTATTATTTTTTCGCATTATTTTTTGCCTTTGTCATTACTGGAATTGTCGGCATTCTTCTGGAAAGAACATTAATACGGCAATTATATGGCCGACCGCTTGAGACATTGCTTGCTACTTGGGGTGTCAGCCTTGTGCTGATTCAATTTATACGCAGTGTTTCAACAAGTATGGTTTTAGGTATATTAATTGCGATATTGCTAGGTTATTTCTCTCAACGATTTTCACCAGCAAAGCTTAAAAGTGCTAATTTCTACCCTTATTTATCAGGTTTTGCTTGGGTTGTGGCATCAGCGATTGGATTTATTTCAATTAATGCGATGACAGCTTCTAAGATGCTCTCTAAAGCTTGGTTTGGACCTCGCAATATTGACGTGACAGCTCCGAAATGGTTGCAAGGAAGCTGGGGTTCCATTGCGGGGATTGAGTTGCCAGGTATTCGAATTTTTATCATTATCCTTTCGGCTCTGCTGCTTGCGTTTGTGGCATGGTTCCTCACAAAGAGTGTTTGGGGTTTACGTATCCGTGCTGTCACTCAAAATCGCCAGATGAGCAATTGCTTGGGTATTCCCACTGATAGTGTCGACAGCATCACCTTCGGGATTGGATCAGGCTTAGCTGGTGTTGCTGGTAGTGCGATCACTCTGCTTGGCTCTGTAGGACCCAATCTTGGAGCGGCCTATATCGTTTCTTGCTTTATGGTTATTGTTCTAGGGGGAGTTGGAAATCTTGTTGGTACTGTGATTGCTTCGATGATGCTTGGCATCATTCAATCCATCATTGGATCTGGTGCCATCTTAATTGCTTTCGACAATATACCGGCTGGTCCTGCTGCTGTGATTGAGTTCTTTGCCACAACAAGTATGTCATATGTGCTGATATTTATCTTTATTATTACGTTCCTTCAATTTAAACCTACTGGGATGTTCCCTCAAAAGGGACGATCTGTCGAATCCTGA
- the urtA gene encoding urea ABC transporter substrate-binding protein: MNSTFTKRLLAAFAATTVGVTMTACGGDSGDSAGGGADFDGEIKVGILHSLSGTMAISETTLKEVEEMAIKEINADGGVKIDGKSYKITYTSEDGASDWPTFAEKSQKLIDADKVAVVFGGWTSASRKAMLPVYEAKDHFLFYPIQYEGQECSKNIFYTGAVPNQQAEPAVDWLFEQFADKYGKKVYLVGSDYVYPRTANTIIKEQVKSLGGETVGEDYIPLGNTEVAPIIAKIKKEFPDGGIIINTLNGDSNVALFKQFKAAGITPEKYPIMSFSIAEEEIRQIGPEYVGGTYAAWNYFMSLGTSASDTFNSAFLAEYGDDRVTNDPMESAYNMVYLWKAAVEKAGTYEDLDAVRDALIGIKLDAPQGPIEMYPNHHISQTVRIGEAKEDGQFEILWDSKTPVPPITWNQYVPETKGYKCDWTLDRADAGKFKM; this comes from the coding sequence ATGAATTCAACGTTTACGAAGCGTCTGCTAGCTGCTTTCGCTGCCACAACAGTGGGAGTCACAATGACCGCCTGTGGCGGAGACAGTGGTGATTCCGCTGGTGGTGGTGCAGATTTTGATGGTGAAATCAAAGTTGGCATCCTTCATTCCCTTAGCGGAACGATGGCGATCTCCGAAACGACTCTAAAAGAAGTCGAGGAGATGGCGATCAAGGAAATCAATGCCGACGGTGGCGTCAAAATCGATGGCAAGAGCTACAAGATCACCTACACCTCTGAAGATGGTGCTTCAGATTGGCCTACCTTCGCGGAGAAGTCACAGAAGCTGATCGACGCCGATAAGGTTGCCGTTGTGTTTGGCGGCTGGACATCCGCAAGTCGGAAGGCAATGCTTCCGGTTTACGAAGCCAAGGATCACTTCCTCTTCTACCCAATTCAGTACGAAGGTCAGGAGTGCTCCAAGAACATCTTCTACACCGGCGCTGTCCCTAACCAGCAGGCTGAGCCCGCTGTTGACTGGCTGTTTGAGCAGTTCGCCGACAAGTACGGCAAGAAGGTTTATTTGGTTGGTTCTGACTACGTCTACCCCAGAACTGCTAACACCATCATCAAAGAGCAGGTCAAGAGCCTGGGTGGTGAGACAGTCGGTGAGGACTACATCCCTCTGGGCAACACTGAGGTGGCACCTATCATCGCCAAGATCAAGAAGGAGTTCCCTGATGGTGGAATCATCATCAACACTCTGAACGGTGATTCCAACGTTGCCCTGTTCAAGCAGTTCAAGGCAGCAGGAATTACTCCGGAAAAGTATCCGATCATGTCCTTCTCCATCGCTGAGGAGGAGATCCGTCAGATCGGACCTGAGTATGTGGGCGGCACTTATGCGGCCTGGAACTATTTCATGTCCCTCGGAACCTCGGCCTCCGATACCTTCAATTCAGCATTCCTTGCTGAGTACGGTGATGATCGTGTGACGAACGATCCGATGGAGTCGGCTTACAACATGGTTTACCTCTGGAAGGCTGCTGTTGAGAAGGCTGGCACTTATGAAGATCTGGATGCTGTCCGGGATGCACTGATCGGAATTAAGCTCGATGCTCCTCAGGGTCCGATTGAGATGTATCCCAATCACCACATCTCACAGACTGTGCGGATTGGTGAGGCTAAGGAGGATGGTCAGTTTGAGATTCTCTGGGACAGCAAGACCCCTGTTCCTCCTATCACTTGGAACCAGTACGTTCCTGAGACCAAAGGCTACAAGTGCGACTGGACCCTTGATCGTGCTGATGCCGGAAAGTTCAAGATGTAA
- the ureG gene encoding urease accessory protein UreG yields the protein MSSKLRLGVAGPVGSGKTALVEALCHRLRGQLELAVVTNDIYTQEDAQFLTRAGALEPERIRGVETGGCPHTAIREDCSINRAAVADLEKQFPDLDLVMVESGGDNLAASFSPELVDLCIYVIDVAAGDKIPRKGGPGITRSDLLVINKIDLAPLVGADLSVMEADTQRMRGERPWCFTNLQSGEGLKEVEAFVLQQLPN from the coding sequence ATGAGCAGCAAGTTGCGTCTTGGGGTGGCCGGTCCGGTCGGTTCCGGCAAAACTGCGTTGGTGGAGGCGCTTTGCCACAGACTGCGCGGTCAGCTTGAGCTGGCTGTTGTCACCAACGACATCTACACCCAGGAAGATGCGCAATTTTTGACGCGCGCTGGCGCCCTTGAGCCGGAACGGATCCGCGGCGTGGAAACGGGCGGCTGTCCGCATACGGCGATCCGTGAGGACTGTTCCATCAACCGGGCGGCTGTGGCCGATTTGGAGAAACAGTTTCCGGATCTGGATCTTGTGATGGTGGAAAGCGGTGGCGACAACTTGGCTGCCAGCTTCAGTCCGGAGTTGGTGGACCTCTGCATTTATGTGATCGATGTCGCCGCTGGGGACAAGATTCCCCGCAAGGGAGGGCCTGGCATCACCCGATCCGATCTGCTGGTGATCAACAAGATCGACCTGGCACCCCTAGTGGGTGCCGACCTCTCGGTGATGGAGGCGGACACTCAGCGAATGCGGGGCGAGCGTCCCTGGTGTTTCACTAATCTCCAGAGCGGCGAAGGATTGAAGGAAGTGGAGGCATTTGTGTTGCAACAGCTACCGAATTAA
- a CDS encoding urease accessory UreF family protein, which translates to MSSLALLQLVSPALPVGGFSYSEGLEVLIQSETIRDEQQLQAWLEAELSRGAIRLEAAALPSLLRAFTAWSAGETAACCRVLDLDGWLLAGRESAELRAQQRQMGGSLLNLLAEMGHPLPEQVALSWPAAWAWAAQALGVAESEMVEGYLYGWVANQLSAAVRLLPLGPSRAQQLQNRLLPFIIGQAEQLQRRDPRQLWTSGVGAGMAQLAHAELYSRLFRS; encoded by the coding sequence ATGAGTTCGCTGGCGCTGCTGCAGCTGGTGAGCCCCGCTCTGCCGGTTGGTGGCTTCAGTTATTCGGAGGGATTGGAAGTTCTGATCCAGTCGGAGACGATCAGAGATGAGCAGCAACTGCAGGCCTGGTTGGAGGCGGAGCTGTCGCGGGGGGCGATCCGATTGGAGGCGGCGGCGTTGCCATCGCTGCTGCGTGCATTCACGGCATGGTCAGCAGGAGAGACCGCGGCCTGCTGCCGGGTGCTGGATCTTGATGGCTGGCTGCTGGCCGGTCGTGAATCGGCTGAACTGCGGGCTCAGCAACGACAGATGGGTGGGTCGTTGCTCAATCTCCTCGCGGAGATGGGCCACCCCTTGCCGGAGCAGGTGGCGTTGAGCTGGCCAGCGGCCTGGGCATGGGCAGCGCAGGCCTTGGGGGTGGCGGAGAGCGAGATGGTGGAGGGCTACCTCTACGGCTGGGTCGCCAATCAGCTCAGTGCTGCGGTGCGGCTCTTGCCGTTGGGCCCCAGCCGGGCTCAGCAGCTGCAGAACCGCTTGCTGCCATTCATCATTGGGCAGGCCGAGCAGCTGCAACGACGGGATCCCCGGCAGTTGTGGACCAGCGGCGTTGGGGCTGGCATGGCGCAGCTCGCTCATGCTGAGTTGTATTCCCGCTTGTTTCGGAGCTGA
- the ureE gene encoding urease accessory protein UreE produces MTQAVLVLDQRLAARADQADLLLPLTADERSVVRGRRRTDCGREVLLQLPRDGALQPGDQLSDAAGTARVEVTAATEALLRVRATSALALMQAAYHLGNRHVALELHEQDLYLLEDAVLATMLESRGLQLSRCQRPFRPEGGAYAGHQHG; encoded by the coding sequence GTGACGCAGGCCGTTCTTGTTCTGGATCAACGGCTTGCCGCCAGGGCTGATCAAGCTGATCTGCTGTTGCCGCTCACGGCGGATGAACGCAGCGTTGTGCGTGGCCGTCGCCGCACGGACTGTGGCCGGGAGGTGCTGTTGCAGTTGCCAAGGGACGGGGCCCTGCAGCCAGGGGATCAGCTCAGTGATGCCGCTGGTACAGCCAGGGTGGAAGTGACGGCAGCCACCGAAGCGCTGTTGCGGGTGCGGGCGACATCAGCCTTGGCGTTGATGCAGGCGGCTTATCACCTGGGAAACAGACATGTGGCCCTCGAGCTGCATGAGCAGGATCTGTATCTGCTGGAGGACGCCGTGTTGGCGACGATGCTGGAAAGCCGTGGTCTGCAGCTCAGTCGCTGTCAGCGACCGTTCCGGCCCGAAGGCGGCGCCTACGCAGGCCATCAGCACGGATGA
- a CDS encoding urease accessory protein UreD, with protein sequence MQSLEPWHGRCRLQFQTTNGSTKHQGGCTAPFKLLRADVGDHGRCELPLLHTAGGLVGGDELSIELDLGPDSRSLITSVAAQKVYGSVGRSRLNPDGAWTQQSVTCRLEDTSDLEWLPQELVLYADALFQQTLTVSLPNNASFLSAEIVRLGRTAAGEQLSRGRWRSCLEIQREGAHQPRWELVDRLELSDTSLNDPHGLGGAPVFGSLVWAAPMPLTGEQITLLLAGARSDRDGLEGTMRCSSLDQGLIARYAGPSSRDARFWFSRIWARTRALRGLSTPRIPRVWPLQEQPLMGQPFTANASPTAATTH encoded by the coding sequence ATGCAATCCCTTGAGCCCTGGCACGGCCGCTGCCGGCTGCAGTTCCAAACCACCAACGGCAGCACCAAACACCAGGGGGGATGCACAGCTCCGTTCAAGCTGCTGCGGGCAGACGTGGGGGATCACGGCCGCTGTGAGCTGCCCCTTCTCCACACCGCCGGCGGCCTGGTGGGAGGCGATGAGCTCAGCATTGAGCTTGACCTCGGCCCTGACAGTCGCAGCCTGATCACCAGCGTGGCGGCCCAGAAGGTCTACGGCTCCGTGGGCCGCAGCCGTCTCAATCCCGACGGAGCCTGGACCCAGCAGTCCGTGACCTGCAGGTTGGAAGACACCAGTGATCTGGAGTGGCTGCCCCAAGAACTGGTGCTCTACGCGGACGCGTTGTTCCAACAGACCCTAACGGTGAGCCTGCCGAACAACGCCTCATTTCTCAGCGCCGAGATCGTGCGGCTGGGGCGCACCGCCGCAGGGGAGCAGCTAAGTCGCGGGCGCTGGCGCTCCTGCCTTGAGATTCAGCGCGAAGGGGCGCACCAGCCCCGATGGGAGCTGGTGGACCGGCTGGAACTGAGCGACACCAGCCTCAACGACCCCCACGGACTTGGTGGTGCTCCCGTGTTCGGCTCACTGGTTTGGGCAGCACCAATGCCCTTGACCGGTGAGCAGATCACCCTGCTGCTGGCGGGAGCCCGCAGCGACCGTGACGGCCTTGAGGGAACCATGCGCTGCAGCAGCCTTGATCAAGGGCTGATCGCCCGCTACGCCGGCCCCTCCAGCCGCGATGCCCGCTTCTGGTTCAGCCGAATCTGGGCACGAACCCGCGCCTTACGGGGACTCTCCACGCCGCGCATTCCTCGGGTCTGGCCCCTGCAGGAACAGCCGTTGATGGGACAACCGTTCACGGCGAACGCTTCACCGACCGCTGCAACGACACACTGA
- a CDS encoding urease subunit gamma: MHLSPQEKDKLLIVTAALLAERRLNRGLKLNHPEAVAWLSFLVLEGARDGKSVAELMQEGTTWLRQDQVMEGVPELVHEVQIEAVFPDGTKLVTLHDPIR; the protein is encoded by the coding sequence ATGCATCTCAGTCCCCAGGAAAAGGACAAGCTCCTGATCGTGACCGCGGCGCTGCTGGCCGAGAGGCGCTTGAACCGTGGCCTGAAGCTCAACCACCCCGAAGCAGTGGCCTGGCTCAGTTTTCTGGTGCTTGAAGGCGCCCGTGACGGCAAGAGCGTGGCGGAGCTGATGCAGGAAGGCACCACCTGGCTGCGTCAGGACCAGGTGATGGAGGGCGTACCCGAGCTCGTCCATGAGGTGCAGATCGAGGCCGTCTTCCCCGATGGCACCAAGCTCGTCACCCTGCATGACCCGATTCGCTGA
- a CDS encoding urease subunit beta: protein MAPLIPGELLPEPGELELNAGRPVTTVSVSNSGDRPVQVGSHFHFAEANAALQFDRAAARGQRLDIPAGTAIRFEPGDSRDVNLIPFAGARRVIGFNGQINGPLDA, encoded by the coding sequence ATGGCACCTCTCATTCCAGGCGAACTGCTTCCCGAACCGGGTGAACTCGAACTGAATGCAGGCCGACCCGTCACCACGGTGAGCGTCTCCAACAGTGGGGATCGCCCTGTGCAAGTGGGCTCCCATTTCCATTTCGCCGAAGCCAACGCCGCCCTGCAGTTCGACCGGGCCGCAGCCCGCGGTCAACGGCTCGACATCCCCGCCGGCACGGCCATCCGCTTTGAACCCGGCGACAGCCGCGACGTGAACCTGATTCCCTTCGCCGGTGCGCGACGCGTCATCGGCTTCAACGGCCAGATCAACGGACCCCTCGACGCCTGA